In Desulfosudis oleivorans Hxd3, the DNA window CCTCGGATCCATGGGCATGCGGTTCGCGCTGATGGCCGTTCCCATTGTGCTGGCCATCCGGCTGGACACCTATAATCTGGCAACCGTGATGATAGGCCTGTTTTCCGTGCAGGGGGTCCTGCTGGCCGACGGTGTGCTGGGTCGCCGGGCCTGGCGGGAACAGTTTTCAGAATCAGAATAGGATTTGCGAAATAGCGAGCTTCGAGCGGCTGTCGCGCGAACAGGATGAATAAGCAAGGCGGGAATATATGGAATTAGAAACATGGATCAGAATGGCGGCCATCAGCGGAGCGGCGCTGTCCATGGGCCTGGGCGCCATCGGCGCGGCCGTGGGGGAAGGTTACACCGCGGCCTGTGCCAACGAGGCGATAGGACGCAGCCCGGAACGGTCCGGTGAAATCTTTAAAAGCATGCTCATGGGCGAGGCCATTGCCGAGACATCGGCCATCTTTGCCCTGCTCATTGCCATGATGCTGCTGTTTACCGGCTCCGCCACCGATCCCATCACGCCCTACGTACTGCTTTCCGCCGGCCTCTGCATGGGGTTCGGCGCCATCGGCGCGGGTATCGGGTCGGGCCTGCCCGCCGGGGCCTGCTGCCTGGGCATCTCCCGGCAGCCCGAGGTGTCTGACCGGCTCACCACCAACATGCTCATCGGCGCTTCGATTTCCCAGACCACCGCCATTTACGCCCTGGCCGTGGCCCTGATGATCATGTTTCTGAACCTGTCCGCCCAACCGGTCTGCCCCACCTGGGCCGCTGTTATCGGGGCCGGGCTTGCCG includes these proteins:
- the atpE gene encoding ATP synthase F0 subunit C — translated: MELETWIRMAAISGAALSMGLGAIGAAVGEGYTAACANEAIGRSPERSGEIFKSMLMGEAIAETSAIFALLIAMMLLFTGSATDPITPYVLLSAGLCMGFGAIGAGIGSGLPAGACCLGISRQPEVSDRLTTNMLIGASISQTTAIYALAVALMIMFLNLSAQPVCPTWAAVIGAGLAVGLAAIGPAIGEGRAAQTACEGIARKPQAAVQITSLMLLGMAVTESTGVYGLLISIILVFKSFPETLALAPAMSLLGAGLCMGLGAIGPGIGEGFAAGEAIKWVGRNEQHAGVLTRTMLVGQAVSESTGIYALVVAFVMIFVV